The Algoriphagus sp. TR-M9 genome has a window encoding:
- a CDS encoding 6-bladed beta-propeller, whose protein sequence is MFRNLSILLFLLISACSPNSKNEIRENEPIVISIDNSETFLEEDFFNLFQLETVFELNSPEGFYAAEVTKAVIKKNKIFVLDDKLEQLLQFTTNGEFINSLVDKGEGPTEMPSISDFAFDHEKEEVYVISPGNFHIKVFKPDGTFVRNFKMETQADHIALLGDKPVLTLTYFNPYYKYLSILEYNGDTLKTAFPFPKETFPIGLQYISGNLTKSNTGGVLVNEPASSVVYNLDADMNLKPKYKFAASSDFWPEEDRHELNAYFEKLSTGELSFLSKYYEESESYFFFNLNAKKKGERLYVVDPRIGYYNIETGKSYLSKSEKFLMDLKGPIATDGDSFYTYISKLKLAELVNSDEKWKVILADFPEINISERADYDTPVLLKFGVK, encoded by the coding sequence GTGTTTAGAAATTTATCAATACTGTTGTTTTTGTTGATTAGTGCATGTTCTCCAAATTCTAAAAATGAGATTAGGGAGAATGAGCCAATTGTGATCTCAATTGACAATTCAGAGACTTTTTTAGAGGAGGATTTTTTCAATTTATTCCAACTTGAAACGGTTTTTGAGTTGAATTCACCAGAAGGTTTTTATGCCGCTGAAGTAACCAAAGCCGTAATAAAAAAGAATAAAATATTTGTTCTCGATGATAAACTAGAGCAGCTGCTACAATTCACGACTAATGGGGAATTTATTAATAGCCTAGTGGATAAGGGTGAGGGGCCTACTGAAATGCCTTCGATTTCAGACTTTGCTTTTGATCATGAAAAGGAAGAGGTTTATGTTATCAGTCCAGGTAATTTTCATATAAAGGTCTTTAAACCTGATGGTACATTCGTCAGAAATTTTAAAATGGAAACCCAAGCAGATCATATAGCCTTGCTCGGCGATAAACCTGTCTTGACGCTTACTTACTTTAATCCATATTACAAGTATTTAAGCATTTTAGAGTATAATGGAGATACGTTGAAGACTGCTTTTCCTTTTCCAAAAGAAACTTTTCCGATTGGTCTTCAATATATATCTGGTAATTTGACGAAATCAAATACAGGCGGTGTCTTGGTGAATGAACCTGCCTCATCAGTTGTTTATAACTTGGATGCTGATATGAATTTGAAGCCTAAATATAAGTTTGCGGCCTCTAGCGATTTTTGGCCAGAAGAAGACCGTCATGAATTGAATGCCTATTTCGAAAAGCTTTCAACAGGTGAACTTTCTTTTTTGTCGAAGTATTATGAGGAAAGTGAATCGTATTTTTTCTTTAACCTTAATGCCAAAAAGAAGGGGGAACGACTCTATGTGGTGGATCCTAGAATTGGGTACTACAACATCGAAACAGGTAAAAGCTATTTGAGTAAGAGTGAAAAGTTTTTGATGGATTTGAAAGGCCCGATAGCTACTGATGGAGACTCTTTTTACACATACATTTCTAAATTGAAACTTGCGGAACTTGTGAATTCTGATGAAAAATGGAAGGTGATTTTGGCTGATTTTCCAGAAATTAATATTTCAGAAAGAGCTGATTATGATACGCCTGTTTTACTGAAGTTTGGGGTGAAATGA
- a CDS encoding DUF4221 family protein yields the protein MKFPFCIIFLCYSILIFSCGKSDALRGASEASNISIEILSKELDLGIVAPDHFGGGIRNTFIFKDTLAYVIPSKPLDIIFIVDLKNKTFIDEIPLDPNFITSPSGVQVISEDSIFVSDMHFPFILLINSQGEIRDSYNLFRENLWEMPAEGFANFGLYFGFGDTFRYLPEKRSFLVPLRQIDQWFFVNEKKSFPAIGEYNIDKKEFVNLFGKYKGVYASDRNTLLPFYLSHPTVEIVDEYIYLCFAVDPYIYKYDFKGDLIQTKVATIPEFELGEPLEYNMEDFDEQGLRDYNKSNSYFGNFFFVKEQNCYVRIFFECVKNAHGKCSSKKVHALIFDKDLNLLEVKTLEEEYGGEDFTFQIAYKNGFLSKLGKLNNDDEFIINSYYSLNK from the coding sequence GTGAAATTTCCATTCTGTATTATTTTTTTATGCTATAGTATTCTGATCTTTTCATGTGGAAAATCAGATGCTTTAAGAGGTGCTTCTGAAGCTTCAAATATTAGTATTGAAATTCTAAGTAAGGAATTAGATTTAGGAATTGTAGCGCCTGATCACTTTGGAGGAGGGATAAGAAATACATTTATATTTAAGGATACGTTAGCTTACGTTATTCCCTCAAAGCCGCTGGATATTATTTTTATTGTTGATTTGAAGAATAAAACCTTTATTGATGAGATTCCATTAGATCCTAATTTTATTACTTCTCCATCAGGTGTCCAAGTGATTTCTGAGGATAGTATTTTTGTGAGTGATATGCATTTTCCATTTATTCTCCTGATTAATAGTCAGGGTGAAATAAGGGATTCCTATAATTTATTCCGTGAAAATCTGTGGGAGATGCCCGCGGAGGGATTTGCAAATTTCGGTCTGTATTTTGGTTTTGGAGATACTTTTAGGTACTTACCAGAAAAAAGAAGCTTTTTAGTCCCATTAAGGCAGATTGATCAATGGTTTTTTGTTAATGAGAAAAAAAGTTTCCCTGCTATTGGAGAGTATAATATTGATAAAAAAGAATTTGTCAATTTATTTGGAAAGTATAAAGGAGTGTACGCGTCAGATAGAAATACCCTACTTCCTTTTTATCTAAGCCATCCTACTGTGGAGATAGTAGATGAATATATTTATTTATGCTTTGCTGTAGATCCATATATTTATAAATATGATTTTAAAGGCGATCTAATACAAACTAAAGTTGCTACAATCCCTGAATTTGAACTTGGAGAGCCTTTAGAATACAATATGGAGGATTTTGATGAGCAAGGTTTAAGAGATTATAATAAATCGAATTCATATTTTGGTAATTTCTTTTTTGTGAAGGAGCAAAATTGTTACGTAAGAATATTTTTTGAATGTGTGAAAAATGCTCACGGAAAGTGTTCAAGTAAAAAAGTTCATGCCTTAATTTTTGATAAAGATCTTAATTTATTAGAGGTTAAAACTTTAGAAGAGGAGTATGGTGGTGAGGATTTTACTTTTCAGATAGCATATAAGAACGGGTTTTTGTCTAAACTTGGTAAGTTAAACAATGATGATGAATTTATAATTAATTCCTACTATTCTTTAAATAAATAA